In Rubrivirga marina, the following are encoded in one genomic region:
- a CDS encoding 5-formyltetrahydrofolate cyclo-ligase, with protein sequence MAESESVSAEKAAWRARFRALREAMPAEARAAASQGIVERVRDLPEVEAAGTVHLFWPLPFEVDLRPLAESLRQRGVVVALPVVVGDRALVHRRYLGTTALARGRWGLMQPPPGAPPVGPRSIDVVLVPALAVGRDGSRLGYGGGFYDTFLAQTPALRVGVVFADALVNAVPSASHDARLDVVVTEAETVRVGA encoded by the coding sequence ATGGCGGAGTCGGAATCGGTGTCGGCGGAGAAGGCGGCGTGGCGGGCGCGGTTCCGCGCCCTCCGCGAGGCGATGCCCGCCGAAGCTCGCGCCGCCGCCAGTCAAGGGATCGTGGAGCGTGTGCGGGATCTGCCCGAGGTCGAAGCGGCGGGCACGGTCCACCTGTTCTGGCCACTCCCGTTCGAGGTCGACCTCCGCCCGCTGGCCGAGTCGCTCCGCCAGCGTGGCGTCGTGGTCGCCCTCCCCGTCGTCGTCGGCGACCGCGCGCTCGTACACAGGCGGTACCTCGGGACCACCGCGCTGGCTCGCGGGAGATGGGGGCTGATGCAGCCGCCACCCGGCGCCCCGCCCGTCGGCCCGCGGTCCATAGACGTCGTCCTCGTCCCAGCCCTCGCGGTCGGCCGCGACGGGAGCCGGCTCGGCTACGGCGGCGGGTTCTACGACACGTTCCTCGCCCAGACGCCCGCGCTCCGCGTCGGCGTCGTGTTCGCCGACGCCCTCGTTAACGCCGTGCCCTCCGCGTCTCACGACGCCCGCCTCGACGTGGTCGTCACCGAGGCGGAGACGGTGCGCGTCGGCGCCTAA